The following proteins are co-located in the Granulicella pectinivorans genome:
- a CDS encoding class I SAM-dependent methyltransferase produces the protein MAKTPSEAPRPVNFDRIARPYRWLEYGTLGPLLQRTRVYFLPQMLDCRQALVLGDGDGRFVAELLRRNERVRVDAVDTSGAMLALLERRARSERVTTHRLQAMDYVPEAGTDLVATHFFLDCLTQAEVDALALRVAGGLVPGGLWVVSDFRIPAGVMRWPARFYVGMLYRVFGFLTGLHVRRLPDHVAALTAAGLTRIGLRRRLFGVLTSELWRADGNGVLQ, from the coding sequence ATGGCAAAGACACCCAGCGAGGCTCCCCGACCGGTGAACTTTGACCGCATCGCGCGGCCATACCGGTGGCTGGAGTACGGGACGCTGGGGCCTCTGCTGCAACGAACGCGGGTGTATTTTCTGCCGCAGATGCTGGATTGCAGGCAGGCTTTGGTGCTCGGCGACGGCGACGGACGCTTTGTGGCGGAGCTTCTGCGCCGCAATGAGCGGGTGCGGGTCGATGCCGTCGACACAAGTGGGGCGATGCTTGCGTTGCTCGAGCGACGTGCCAGGAGCGAGCGGGTGACGACGCATCGGTTGCAGGCGATGGACTATGTGCCCGAGGCTGGTACGGATCTGGTGGCGACGCACTTCTTTCTCGATTGCCTGACACAGGCGGAGGTCGATGCACTGGCGCTTCGTGTTGCGGGGGGGCTTGTGCCGGGTGGGCTTTGGGTGGTCTCGGACTTTCGTATCCCGGCGGGCGTGATGCGCTGGCCGGCGCGGTTCTATGTGGGCATGCTCTATCGGGTCTTCGGTTTTTTGACAGGACTGCACGTCCGTCGCCTTCCTGACCATGTGGCCGCACTTACCGCCGCGGGTTTGACCCGAATTGGTCTTAGGCGCCGTCTCTTTGGAGTATTGACGAGTGAACTGTGGCGGGCGGACGGCAATGGCGTTCTACAATGA
- a CDS encoding M1 family metallopeptidase, with amino-acid sequence MRSPLCFVLPTLLAAALPVCGQTSATNSPVPLSTRVVSYTIEAKVDPDHHTLDATETLVYKNLTGQTLTTFPFHLYLNAFRPESTFTSETHFGGGIRDNETENEYPDEKRGKIEIAHIDATGYGDLTSTLHFTAPDDGNQQDHTVAEITLPRPLAPGDSITFHLTFHDVFPLSVARNGYKRDFLMGGQWYPKVGVFWHGAWNCHQYHSTTEFFSDFGTFNVHLTIPQRFVVGASGVPTGESVNGDKTKTLGFYAEDVGDFAFAASPHFVVTDGTFLSSIGPVKVHVLALKANGPKAGARYLDVLEKSMQQFDVRYGPYPYKVLTLIDPEPGSEIGGMEYPTLITGDTSWFDPSHITEITAEHEFGHQYWYGMVATNEFEEAWLDEGINSYTEVAVMASLYGRHTSVLDLPWANISDASLQRLQYISAADFDPVTRAAWKFRNANSYGGVTYGKTATLLATLEGIVGKETMDDAMRTYFMRYRFSHPTTEDFLRTIEEAAIRHGKATATGYVPVLPGAGTTLAPSSVSLYPSTPEHVGIVSPEPYMSAPLTSLNVAGSSLRPFFEQAVYGTRILDYAIDSISSDPAQWWLLDDAKSKQYRDTVVVHRKGDFVLPVTVEVVFEDGTRIREQWDGVDRWTRFTYLRGSKIVSAEVDPDHVVLLDTDLFNNSVTTKTSNLPVRKISAVWTSCMQLLAQFASWIV; translated from the coding sequence ATGCGCAGCCCCCTTTGCTTCGTTCTGCCGACTCTGCTCGCCGCTGCCCTGCCTGTGTGCGGGCAGACGAGTGCTACGAACTCCCCCGTGCCGCTCTCCACGCGCGTGGTTTCCTACACGATCGAGGCGAAGGTCGACCCGGACCACCACACACTCGACGCGACCGAAACGCTGGTCTACAAGAACCTGACAGGCCAGACGCTGACGACCTTTCCGTTTCATCTCTACCTGAACGCGTTTCGGCCGGAGTCGACGTTCACGAGCGAGACGCACTTCGGCGGAGGTATCCGTGATAACGAGACGGAGAACGAGTATCCGGATGAGAAACGGGGCAAGATCGAGATCGCGCACATTGACGCGACCGGCTATGGCGACCTGACTTCGACGCTGCACTTTACGGCTCCCGACGATGGCAACCAGCAGGACCACACGGTCGCCGAGATTACCTTGCCAAGGCCTCTGGCTCCAGGCGATTCGATCACGTTTCATCTCACCTTTCACGATGTGTTTCCGCTCTCGGTAGCGCGCAACGGATACAAGCGCGACTTCCTGATGGGCGGGCAGTGGTACCCGAAGGTGGGCGTCTTCTGGCATGGCGCATGGAACTGCCACCAGTACCACTCGACGACGGAGTTCTTCTCGGACTTCGGCACGTTCAATGTGCATCTGACGATTCCGCAGCGATTCGTGGTCGGTGCGTCGGGCGTGCCCACCGGTGAGAGCGTCAACGGCGACAAGACGAAGACGCTGGGCTTCTATGCCGAAGACGTCGGCGACTTCGCGTTCGCGGCAAGCCCTCACTTTGTGGTGACGGATGGGACCTTTCTCTCTTCCATAGGACCGGTGAAGGTGCATGTGCTGGCGCTGAAGGCCAACGGGCCCAAGGCGGGCGCGCGCTACCTGGACGTGCTCGAGAAGAGCATGCAGCAGTTCGATGTGCGGTATGGACCGTATCCGTACAAGGTGCTGACGCTGATCGATCCGGAGCCGGGTTCGGAGATCGGCGGCATGGAGTATCCGACGCTGATTACAGGCGACACGAGCTGGTTCGATCCCTCGCACATCACGGAGATTACCGCGGAGCATGAGTTCGGCCACCAGTACTGGTACGGCATGGTGGCGACGAACGAGTTTGAAGAGGCGTGGCTGGATGAGGGCATCAACTCCTACACCGAGGTGGCGGTGATGGCCTCGCTGTATGGGCGGCATACGTCGGTCCTCGATCTGCCGTGGGCGAACATCTCGGATGCGTCGCTGCAGCGCCTGCAGTACATCTCCGCCGCCGACTTCGATCCTGTGACACGGGCGGCTTGGAAGTTCCGCAACGCCAACTCCTATGGCGGGGTGACGTACGGCAAGACGGCCACGCTGCTGGCGACGCTCGAAGGCATCGTGGGCAAGGAGACAATGGACGATGCGATGCGCACGTACTTCATGCGCTACCGCTTCTCGCATCCGACGACGGAAGACTTTCTGCGCACAATTGAAGAAGCGGCGATCCGGCATGGCAAGGCGACCGCCACGGGCTATGTGCCGGTGCTGCCCGGTGCGGGGACGACGCTCGCTCCATCGAGTGTGTCGCTCTATCCATCCACCCCGGAGCATGTGGGCATCGTCTCTCCGGAGCCGTATATGAGCGCTCCGCTGACCAGCCTGAATGTAGCGGGATCGAGCCTGCGGCCTTTTTTCGAGCAGGCGGTCTACGGAACGCGCATCCTCGACTATGCGATCGACAGCATCTCGTCGGACCCTGCGCAGTGGTGGCTTCTTGACGACGCAAAGAGCAAGCAGTACCGCGACACGGTCGTCGTGCATCGCAAGGGAGACTTCGTGCTTCCCGTAACGGTGGAGGTGGTATTTGAAGACGGCACGCGGATCCGTGAGCAATGGGACGGCGTCGATCGCTGGACACGCTTTACCTACCTCCGCGGATCGAAGATCGTCTCCGCCGAAGTCGACCCCGACCATGTGGTTCTACTCGACACGGACCTCTTCAATAACAGCGTCACGACGAAGACCAGCAACCTGCCGGTGCGCAAGATCTCCGCGGTGTGGACGTCGTGCATGCAGTTGCTGGCGCAGTTCGCAAGCTGGATTGTCTAA
- a CDS encoding SixA phosphatase family protein yields MNLFILRHASAGTRRINPLLDVRRPLDKEGKQYSLQLAYILQAMKIQFDVILSSPLKRALQTAQLVGTESGYEAPVLLSNALAPSATITDFHKLVQEVQVHENVLVVGHSPNIENFLGSMLVPTSSHLSANVRLRKGSIARVSVQRSTSTLMWMLDPRTVRALYATSTKSSRRKTSRK; encoded by the coding sequence ATGAATCTCTTTATTCTTCGTCATGCCAGCGCCGGCACACGCCGCATCAACCCTCTGCTGGACGTCAGGCGTCCTCTCGACAAAGAGGGAAAACAGTATTCGCTGCAACTCGCCTACATCCTGCAGGCGATGAAGATCCAGTTCGACGTTATCCTTTCCAGCCCGCTGAAGCGCGCCCTGCAGACGGCGCAACTGGTGGGAACGGAGAGCGGCTACGAGGCTCCCGTGCTGCTCTCGAACGCGCTTGCGCCCTCGGCCACCATCACCGACTTCCACAAGCTGGTGCAGGAGGTGCAGGTGCATGAGAATGTGCTCGTCGTCGGACACAGCCCGAACATCGAGAACTTCCTCGGCTCCATGCTGGTGCCCACCTCGAGCCATCTGAGCGCGAACGTTCGTCTTCGCAAGGGTTCGATCGCCCGCGTCAGCGTGCAGCGCAGCACCTCGACGCTGATGTGGATGCTCGACCCGCGCACGGTCCGGGCGCTCTACGCCACCTCGACGAAGAGCTCGCGGCGGAAGACCTCGCGGAAGTAA